Genomic window (Synechococcus sp. LA31):
ATCACGCTCTCTTGTAGCGACGGTGTCCAAACACCAAGGGGGCGCAAGGGCTCCTCAGCTGTAGGACTAACGTTCTGGGGTAAATCAAGCAGCCGCGCCAAGTTACGGCGGGAAATCGATTGATCAGCCAACGCGTTGGTGAGCAGCTGCTGATCGCGAGCCAGCTGGGTTTCAGCTTCCAACACCTCCAGCTTGGTGGCCACACCGGCCTGGAAACGAGCTCGGGCGTCGCGGAGACTCACCAGTGAGGCACGCACCGACTGTTGGCCGATCCGAACGGTGTCGTCGTCGAGCTGGAGTTTGAAATAAAACTGAGCAGCTTGAAGGCGCAACTCACGCAGCGCAATCAGATATTGATTCTTCGACTGCTCAAACTGATCACGCGCAGCAGCGATCTGGGGCACTCGCTGGGGATTGATCACATCCCACTGGGCGGTGAGCGAAGCACCCATCGCCCAGCGATCGGTGTAGGTGTATTGAGTTGTACGGCTGGTCTGGCCAGTGATATCGGTTGTGGGTTGCGTGATGCGCTGGTTACCGCCGGTATAGCTGGGCAAACTGCTGGCATTGATGCTCAGCGTGGGGTACCAGGCCGCTATCTGGGTGCGCAGCTGGCTCTGGGCTTGGTCCACCTGGGTGGCAATCGCCTTGAGGTTGGGGTTGTTGACCTCCGCGAGGTTTTCAACATCCTTGAGCGAGAGGGGGCGCAGTTCCACAATGCGCACCTGCTCAGGCTTGTTCGGCAGTGCCAGGGTTGCCGGAGCAGCCAGGTTTTGCAGGCTTGGATCAAGCTTGGTGGCCGCTGGAGCCAGCACGCTGGCATCCGACTTGGGTCGCGGTCCCTTCACCTGGGGAGCCAGCGGGAGTGGTTCCTGCACGCTGGCAGCGGGCTCTTGCTGAGCAAAGCCGGTGCCCGAGATGGCCAGAAGACCAGAGCTAGCTGCGACAAGCCAGGTCTTGAAGGGTCGCGTCACCGAAAAACTCTGCCCGTATGAAAGTCTTCCGGGGAGCTTAGTCAGTTCAGGCGTCCGTGCCCAGGCAAGCGGCCACGATCTCAGCCGCACCCCCCACCAACTGCACCGACACAGGCAATTGCGCTGCAATGGCTTCCAGGCGTTGGTCGTCAAGAAACACCGGATCACCCTGCCGCAGCATCACAGCAGGCAGCAGCAGTTCCTCACCAAGATCGCGATCAGCCAGCCCCTCCAGCAGATCTGCGCCCGTGAGCAGGCCGGTGACCACCTGATCTTGCCCCCAATAAGGGCTGGGCAGTCCATGGAGCAAAAGCTCCAACCCTGCAACCGCATTGAGTCGATCCACGGCCGGCTGCAGAGCTTCCGCCACCAGCCGCCCCACCACCCAGCTCACACGCCGAGGCCGCGGGAGCGCAGCTGGCAGGGCTGCCGTGGCCTCATCCATGGCCTCCAAGAACGCCCGGATGCTGCCCACCCCATTGCCTTCCTGGGGCAGATCTTCGTAGTTATCCCGAGGCGGCAGGGGATAGCCCGCCATGAGATACCACTCGTCGGACAGCCAAGCAAAGCGGCTACCCAACTCAGCCTGAAAGCGCTGCTGCAGCGGTTCCACCTGAGCAATCACGCGCTGGGCGCAGGCACGATCCACAGGCACCAAACCATCGCCTTCAGGCCGGTAACGGGTGAGCCCCACCGGCACAACCGCCGCGGAGAGCACCGCCGGCCAATCGCCTCCGGCGAAGCCGGCTAGATCGGTCAAGGTGCGCTCCAAGGACGCTCCATCGTTGAGCCCCGGACAGACCACCACCTGGGCGTGAATCTGGAGCTGACGCTGCTGGAACCACTCCAGCTGCTCCATTAGTAGGGCGGCGCGGGGATTCACCAGCAACCGCGAACGCAGCTCAGGCTCTGTGGCATGCACCGACACGAACAGCGGTGAGAGGCGTTGCTCTTCGATGCGCTGCCAGTCAGCGGCCGTGAGGTTGGTGAGTGTGAGGTATGAGCCGTAGAGAAAGCTGAGGCGGTAGTCGTCGTCTTTGAAATAAAGGCTGCGGCGATGGCCAGGTGGCTGCTGATCAATGAAACAAAACGGGCAGTGGTTGTTGCACTGCTTCAATCCATCGAACAGGGCTTCACTGAAAGCCAGGCCCAGCCCGTCGTCAGCATCTTTCTCCAGCTCCACCACGTGAAGGGTGCCGTCGGGATCCTGCACCTCGAGAGTCAGTTCTTCCGCAGTGACCAGAAACTGCAGATCAATCAGATCGCGGGGGCGCACACCATTGATGCTCAGCAGCCGATCGCCGGGCTGAATGCCGAGCTCATCACCGATGGAATCTGGCTCCACCGCATCCACCACGGCCGGCTGCGGAAGCCGCGCTTCACTGGCCTCCACCAGGGGAACGCCGGCTGAGGGTTCCTTCCACACAGGCAGTGCCCGTTTGCGCGTTCTGCTCTCAGTTTGAGGGGTCGAGGGGCTTCAGACCGCCTGGTGGCCCAACCAAAGCAGCAGGGCCAGCCCGAAGAACAACCTGTAACCCACAAACCACCAGGTGCTGTGGTTCTGCAAAAAGCGCAGCAACCAGGCGATGGCCAGCCATGACACCACGGCCGAGGAAGCGATCCCCACCAGCAGCGGCAGCACCCCACCGGCCAGAGGCTGGCTGAAGGCCTCTTTCAACTCCACCAGACCGGCGATCGTGATGGCGGGAATGCCGAGCAGAAACGAAAAACGAGCCGCGTCGGCGCGCTTCCAGCCATCAAAGAGCGCAGCGGTGAGGGTGCTACCTGAACGGGACACCCCGGGAACCAAAGCCAAGGCCTGGGCCAGGCCCACCAAGACCCCATCGCGAACCTGCACCTGCTGCAGCAGGCGCCGGCGGCTGCCGATCTGCTCGGCCAAAGCCAATAACAGAGCCATCGCGATCGACACCACCGCGATCGAGCCAAGGCTGCGCAATGGCGATTGATCGAAATCACGCACCCCGAGCTTGATTGCCAGACCAGCCAGCAGGATCGGGATGGTGCCCAGAGCGATGGCTACACCAAGCCGAGCCTGAGGGTCTTGCCATTGGCGCTGGCGAACGCCTGCCCGCACACCGGCGAGCACTTGGCGTAGATCCTCGCGAAAGAAGCCAATCACAGCCAAGATGCTGCCCAGCTGGATCACGGCGGTCACCGCAACGCCGGGGTCACCCCAGCCCAACACCACCGGCACCACTTTCAGGTGCGCAGTGCTGCTGATGGGCAGAAACTCGGTGAGGCCCTGCACCACACCCAGCACAAAAAAGCGCCAACAAGCTTCGAGCACCCCGATCGGATCCGAGGGGGGCAGAGCAGCAAACACCGGGTCTGGGGCGCAGTAGAGCGACCCTATGTGGTGAGTGCGGCGCTGACCAGCGCCAAGGACACAGCGGATGTCCCTTAAGGTTGGACAACTTTCTTCACATGTTGGTGATCGGGGTCTCGCCCAGCCTCACGGTGGCCGCGCTGCCCCCCAACGCTTCTCGCTTGGCTGCAAGCCATGCAGCCGCCCCGAGCCAGTGGCCGCTGAGCCTGGTGGGGGCACTTCTGGTCGCGCTGCCAGTGTTTCTGCAGGCTCCATGGGTACGGCTGGCGCCCTTTAGCGCTGCGCTCTTCACAGCACCACTGCTGCTGGCCGGCATCTTGCTAGCCCGCCAGCCCAACCCCCGCCTCAGCACGGCGGGCACTCTGCTGGTGGGGTTTAGCGGCAGTTGGCTGGGGGGGTGCCTGTTCTGGGGCTGGTGCCGTCTCCATCCGCTCTGGCATCTGCCGATCGAAGCCTTTGCCTTGCCGCTTGCGCTAGGAGGGCTCAACACCCGCTGGCGACTCGCAGCGAGCTTCTACCTCGCATCGCTGCTGGGCACCGCCGCCACCGATGGGGTGATGGCGATCACCGGCGTGATGCGGCGATGGACCGATGTGTTGCTGGCCCCCCCTGATCAAGCCCCACACCTGCTTCAGGCGGCGGCCCTGGGTGTGATGCAACCCATGGCATTAACGGTGACGCTGCTGGCTGGCGGCCTGCTGGTGAGCCTGTGTCGCCGCTTTTGGCGCCATCCCGACCCAGCCTGGCGCCTAGCCGCCTCTGCCATGGGCACCACCTTGGCCGTGGACGGGCTCTTTCTGGCGGCTGCCCTCTGGGCCCCTCAACTGAGCGGCCTGATCTGAAGAACTGCAAAAGCCTGCCCAAAGCAACGGGAGGGACAGGTCTCACACCTGTAGCTTTGCGAAGCTGCATGGCAGCCCCTGTGATTCCCGTTCAGACGGAGACTTCGATGAAACGGCTGGTTTCGTGGCTCATGAGTGGCGTGCTGATGGCCAGCCTGCTCTTCGGCTTAGTGATGACCCCTTCGGCTCAGGCAGCCGATCTGAACAACGTGGCCGACGAGAAAATCGCCGAACGCGGCGGCAAGGTTGACCTCAACAACTGTTCGGTTCGTCGCTTCCAGGCCTACCCCGGGATGTACCCCACCCTGGCGGGCAAGATTGTTTTAGGTGGTCCTTACAACAGTGTTGACGACCTGTTCAACCTCGATCTCACCGATCGCCAGAAGGAGCTGGTGGAGAAGTACAAGGACAACTTCACCGTGACTCCACCCTCGATCGCCCTCAATGAGGGCTTCGATCGGATCAACGACGGCCAGTACCGCTGAAGGCCTAAGGCCTGGGCTGGCCTTGATCTGAAGGAATTAAATTCCTTAACCGGTATCAGCCGTCGGGCCCGCCCGGCGGCTTTTTTGTTGCCTTCAGGCCTAAGGCCCCATGGTTGAGCTGCCCTCCAATTGGGATGTCGTGGTGGTGGGCGGCGGAGCCGCCGGGCTGATGGCGGCCCTCGAGCTCCCGCCGCAGCTGCGGGTGCTGCTGCTCAGCAAAGACCACGCACCCCGCTCCGCCAGCCGCTGGGCCCAGGGCGGCATCGCTGCAGTCACTCGGCCTGACGACAGCTTCGAAAGCCATCGCGACGACACGATCAGGGCAGGCGGTGGGCTGTGCGATACGCCGGCCGTGGAACTGCTCGTGCAACAGGCTCCCGCCTGCGTGAAGCGGCTGCTGGAGCTGGGGATGGATTTTGATCACCACAACGGCGCTCTCAGCACCACTCTCGAGGCGGCCCATAGCCACCGGCGCGTGCTGCATGCCCAGGACCGCACCGGTGGTGCCCTTGTGGATGCCCTGGAACAACAGGCACTGCAACGGCAAGGCCTGCTGCGACTCCAAGGTGCGCTGGCCCTACAGCTGTGGATTGAGAACGGGCGCTGCTGCGGCCTGCAGATGCTGCATGCGGGCAGCCTGCGCTGGCTGCGCGCCCGGGCCGTGGTGCTGGCCACCGGCGGTGGCGGCCACCTCTATGCCAACACCACCAACCCCTCCCAAGCCAGTGGCGATGGCATCGCCATGGCCTGGCAGGCAGGTGCGGTCATTCGAGACCTGGAATTTGTGCAATTTCACCCCACGGCACTGATGTTGCCTGGGGCTCCCCACTTCCTGATCTCAGAAGCGGTGCGCGGCGAAGGCGCTCGCCTTGTGGATGCCTATGGCAACAGCCCGGTGAGCCATCTCCCCGAGGGGGATCTGGCCGCGCGCGATGCCGTGAGCCGTGCACTCGTGCAGTGCATGCGCGAACAGCAGCTCGAGCATCTCTGGCTAGACCTGCGCCCGGTGGGCAGCACAAAGTTGGAGCAGCAGTTCCCCACGATCCTTGGGCGCTGCCGTGAACTGGGCCTTGAGCCCACCACCGCCCCGATCCCGGTAGCTCCAGCCGCCCACTACTGGATGGGTGGCGTGCGCACGGATGCCATGGCCGCCACCACAATCCCTGGTCTCTACGCCGTCGGCGAGGTGACCAGCACCGGGGTGCACGGCGCTAATCGCCTAGCCAGCAACTCCCTGATGGAATGCCTGGTGTTCGCACGGCAGCTAGGGAACTTGCAGCTGGCGGAGGCCAACGCGCCCCGCGAGGCTCGCCAGCAGCCCCTAGTCGGCCTGCCCGTTCCCACCGGAGAGCAGTTCCGGGAGCTGGAGCGCCGCCAACAGGATCTGCGCCGCCTCTGCTGGCAATCCGCTGGCGTGGAGCGGTGTGTCAGCCAGTTGCGCCACGGCTTGGCCAGCAGCCGGCTCAGCCTGCACCAGGTCAACGACGACCCATGGCTGCGGGCTGCGCAGCAGCAACCACCAGAGCACTGCGCTGATCTGGCCCCCACGGAAGCTGCCTGGATCAGCAGGGCCCACGACCTGCAACAGCGCCTGGTGGTGACCCAATTGCTCTTGGAAGCAGCCCTGTTCCGCCAGGAAAGCCGAGGTGGCCACTTCCGGGTGGATGCACCG
Coding sequences:
- a CDS encoding DUF3120 domain-containing protein yields the protein MLVIGVSPSLTVAALPPNASRLAASHAAAPSQWPLSLVGALLVALPVFLQAPWVRLAPFSAALFTAPLLLAGILLARQPNPRLSTAGTLLVGFSGSWLGGCLFWGWCRLHPLWHLPIEAFALPLALGGLNTRWRLAASFYLASLLGTAATDGVMAITGVMRRWTDVLLAPPDQAPHLLQAAALGVMQPMALTVTLLAGGLLVSLCRRFWRHPDPAWRLAASAMGTTLAVDGLFLAAALWAPQLSGLI
- a CDS encoding undecaprenyl-diphosphate phosphatase; amino-acid sequence: MFAALPPSDPIGVLEACWRFFVLGVVQGLTEFLPISSTAHLKVVPVVLGWGDPGVAVTAVIQLGSILAVIGFFREDLRQVLAGVRAGVRQRQWQDPQARLGVAIALGTIPILLAGLAIKLGVRDFDQSPLRSLGSIAVVSIAMALLLALAEQIGSRRRLLQQVQVRDGVLVGLAQALALVPGVSRSGSTLTAALFDGWKRADAARFSFLLGIPAITIAGLVELKEAFSQPLAGGVLPLLVGIASSAVVSWLAIAWLLRFLQNHSTWWFVGYRLFFGLALLLWLGHQAV
- a CDS encoding TIGR03279 family radical SAM protein codes for the protein MWKEPSAGVPLVEASEARLPQPAVVDAVEPDSIGDELGIQPGDRLLSINGVRPRDLIDLQFLVTAEELTLEVQDPDGTLHVVELEKDADDGLGLAFSEALFDGLKQCNNHCPFCFIDQQPPGHRRSLYFKDDDYRLSFLYGSYLTLTNLTAADWQRIEEQRLSPLFVSVHATEPELRSRLLVNPRAALLMEQLEWFQQRQLQIHAQVVVCPGLNDGASLERTLTDLAGFAGGDWPAVLSAAVVPVGLTRYRPEGDGLVPVDRACAQRVIAQVEPLQQRFQAELGSRFAWLSDEWYLMAGYPLPPRDNYEDLPQEGNGVGSIRAFLEAMDEATAALPAALPRPRRVSWVVGRLVAEALQPAVDRLNAVAGLELLLHGLPSPYWGQDQVVTGLLTGADLLEGLADRDLGEELLLPAVMLRQGDPVFLDDQRLEAIAAQLPVSVQLVGGAAEIVAACLGTDA
- the nadB gene encoding L-aspartate oxidase: MVELPSNWDVVVVGGGAAGLMAALELPPQLRVLLLSKDHAPRSASRWAQGGIAAVTRPDDSFESHRDDTIRAGGGLCDTPAVELLVQQAPACVKRLLELGMDFDHHNGALSTTLEAAHSHRRVLHAQDRTGGALVDALEQQALQRQGLLRLQGALALQLWIENGRCCGLQMLHAGSLRWLRARAVVLATGGGGHLYANTTNPSQASGDGIAMAWQAGAVIRDLEFVQFHPTALMLPGAPHFLISEAVRGEGARLVDAYGNSPVSHLPEGDLAARDAVSRALVQCMREQQLEHLWLDLRPVGSTKLEQQFPTILGRCRELGLEPTTAPIPVAPAAHYWMGGVRTDAMAATTIPGLYAVGEVTSTGVHGANRLASNSLMECLVFARQLGNLQLAEANAPREARQQPLVGLPVPTGEQFRELERRQQDLRRLCWQSAGVERCVSQLRHGLASSRLSLHQVNDDPWLRAAQQQPPEHCADLAPTEAAWISRAHDLQQRLVVTQLLLEAALFRQESRGGHFRVDAPSPQPFWRRHTVQQRHQAIGTEAVAAD
- the psbU gene encoding photosystem II complex extrinsic protein PsbU is translated as MKRLVSWLMSGVLMASLLFGLVMTPSAQAADLNNVADEKIAERGGKVDLNNCSVRRFQAYPGMYPTLAGKIVLGGPYNSVDDLFNLDLTDRQKELVEKYKDNFTVTPPSIALNEGFDRINDGQYR
- a CDS encoding TolC family protein translates to MTRPFKTWLVAASSGLLAISGTGFAQQEPAASVQEPLPLAPQVKGPRPKSDASVLAPAATKLDPSLQNLAAPATLALPNKPEQVRIVELRPLSLKDVENLAEVNNPNLKAIATQVDQAQSQLRTQIAAWYPTLSINASSLPSYTGGNQRITQPTTDITGQTSRTTQYTYTDRWAMGASLTAQWDVINPQRVPQIAAARDQFEQSKNQYLIALRELRLQAAQFYFKLQLDDDTVRIGQQSVRASLVSLRDARARFQAGVATKLEVLEAETQLARDQQLLTNALADQSISRRNLARLLDLPQNVSPTAEEPLRPLGVWTPSLQESVIAAYAFREELDNALLDISAANSQANSALGSVQPFLTIFNSLDGTRFDGVESVLVDLPGRSGWAVENSVGLSARWNIFDGGAARAQYRQAKQRAQENSFRFAQTRDDLRFQVEESFYQLRQANRNIQTTSREVISSRESLRLARLRFQAGVSTQREVVDNQRDLTQAEVRYATALAEYNNNLALLRRRTGLDQVAVCQPPTGLGSSMPVLDSMENVPVPSEPLQPACQATISAKPAS